A part of Cannabis sativa cultivar Pink pepper isolate KNU-18-1 chromosome 6, ASM2916894v1, whole genome shotgun sequence genomic DNA contains:
- the LOC115695793 gene encoding thylakoid lumenal 16.5 kDa protein, chloroplastic, which translates to MATTAFLSTAITFIPSRLSSLASTSSSSSTSFLLRTQSLSYPHNDNAKRLLILSKAASESPPPPSLLLSKRNLSISLVTSFFFVLAGNNCVSNSNAAILEADDDEELLERVKKDRKKRIERQGVLSSSNKETGYLQDVVYKLSKVGQAIDNNDLSAASSVLGGSTNSDWVKNANVAFTKLSSGPEEKNEVDTFNSSLSSLISSVTQNDVKSSKIAFVDSASAFEKWTNLTGLVSQLKGL; encoded by the exons ATGGCAACAACAGCCTTTCTTTCAACTGCAATCACCTTCATCCCTTCACGTCTCTCCTCTTTAGCTTCAACTTCATCCTCTTCTTCCACTAGTTTCCTTTTGAGAACACAATCATTATCTTATCCTCACAATGATAATGCCAAGAGACTTTTGATTCTTTCCAAGGCAGCCAGTGAATCACCACCACCACCCTCTTTACTTCTGTCAAAGAGAAACCTTTCAATCAGTTTAGTAACCAGCTTTTTCTTCGTTTTGGCTGGTAATAATTGCGTCTCCAATTCTAATGCCGCCATTCTAGAggctgatgatgatgaagagcTTCTGGAAAGAGTAAAAAAGGATAGAAAGAAGAGAATTGAGAGACAAGGAGTTCTCAGCTCATCTAACAAAGAAACAG GATATTTACAGGATGTTGTGTACAAGCTGAGCAAAGTAGGCCAAGCCATTGACAACAATGATTTATCTGCAGCAAGTTCGGTTCTTGGTGGCAGCACTAATTCAGATTGGGTTAAGAATGCCAATGTAGCTTTCACTAAG CTGAGCTCTGGTCCTGAGGAGAAGAATGAAGTGGATACTTTCAattcatcattatcatcattgaTTTCATCGG TGACTCAAAATGATGTTAAATCCTCTAAAATTGCATTTGTGGATTCTGCCAGTGCATTTGAGAAATGGACAAATTTAACTGGCCTTGTTTCACAGCTCAAGGGGCTGTAA